In one window of Camelina sativa cultivar DH55 chromosome 15, Cs, whole genome shotgun sequence DNA:
- the LOC104746417 gene encoding cytochrome P450 705A20-like: MLTVDFQNCFSFILLLCFFSLLCHFLFYKKLKDQQVGHDLPPNPPSLPIIGHLHHLLSSLAHKSLQKLSSKYGPLLYLRIFNFPLVLVSSASVAYEIFKAHDVNISSRDNPPIDESLLIGSSVFVGAPYGDYWKFMKKLLVTKLLGPQALERSRSVRADELERFYTSLLDKAMKKESVEIGKEATKLIINSICKMSMGRSFSEEIGEAERVRGLFTELDGLTKKVLLVNILRWPLEKLGISLFKKEIMYVSDSFDEILERVLVEKEEKPDKQQGNDLMDALLEAYGDENAEHKITRNHIKSMFVELFLGGTDTSAQTIQWTMAEIINKPNILKRLREEIDLVVGKTRLIQETDLPKLPYLESVVKEGLRLHPPLPLVVRTLQRRCEIKGFHVPEKTTLVVNAYAVMRDPSSWEDPDEFKPERFVLGKEDERRALKHIAFGSGRRGCPGSNLASIFIGTVIGTMVQCFDWRIKGDKVKMDEAGGLNLTMAHPLKLTPIPPTKPFIF, from the exons ATGTTGACCGTTGACTTTCAAAACTGCTTTAGTTTCATACtactcctctgcttcttctcacTACTCTGTCACTTTCTCTTTTACAAGAAACTAAAGGATCAGCAAGTTGGACATGATTTGCCTCCGAACCCTCCGTCTCTTCCCATCATAGGTCATCTTCACCATCTCCTCTCTTCCCTAGCACACAAATCTTTACAGAAACTCTCATCCAAGTATGGACCTCTCCTATACCTCCGCATCTTCAACTTCCCTCTAGTTCTCGTTTCCTCGGCCTCTGTGGCTTACGAGATCTTCAAGGCCCATGACGTGAACATCTCGTCTCGTGATAACCCTCCAATCGACGAGTCTCTCTTAATCGGTTCTTCAGTCTTTGTGGGTGCTCCTTATGGAGATTATTGGAAGTTCATGAAGAAGCTTTTGGTTACAAAGCTGCTGGGGCCACAAGCACTCGAGAGGTCAAGAAGCGTCCGTGCGGATGAGCTAGAGCGGTTTTACACAAGCCTGCTCGATAAGGCGATGAAGAAGGAGAGCGTTGAGATTGGTAAGGAAGCAACGAAGCTTATTATCAACAGCATCTGCAAGATGAGCATGGGAAGGAGTTTCTCAGAGGAGATTGGTGAGGCTGAGAGAGTTAGAGGTTTGTTCACTGAGTTAGATGGATTGACGAAGAAGGTTTTGTTGGTAAACATATTGCGTTGGCCGCTAGAGAAGCTTGGAATCTCACTGTTCAAAAAGGAGATAATGTATGTTTCCGACAGCTTTGATGAGATACTTGAGAGAGTTCTTgtggaaaaagaagagaaaccagACAAGCAACAAGGTAACGACCTGATGGATGCGTTGCTGGAAGCTTATGGAGACGAAAACGCAGAGCATAAGATCACTAGGAACCACATCAAGTCGATGTTCGTG GAGCTTTTCCTTGGAGGCACTGATACCTCAGCGCAAACTATACAGTGGACAATGGCTGAAATCATTAACAAACCTAACATTCttaagagattgagagaagaaatcgATTTGGTTGTAGGGAAGACAAGGCTTATTCAAGAAACGGATCTACCGAAGCTACCTTATTTGGAATCTGTAGTCAAAGAAGGGCTAAGATTACACCCTCCGTTGCCTCTCGTGGTAAGGACGTTACAAAGAAGGTGTGAGATCAAAGGTTTCCACGTACCGGAGAAGACAACACTTGTAGTAAATGCTTATGCTGTAATGAGAGATCCTAGTTCTTGGGAAGATCCTGATGAGTTTAAGCCAGAGAGGTTTGTTTTAGGGAAAGAGGATGAGAGAAGAGCCCTGAAGCACATTGCTTTCGGAAGCGGAAGGAGAGGCTGCCCTGGATCAAATCTAGCTTCTATTTTCATAGGTACCGTAATTGGAACAATGGTGCAGTGCTTTGACTGGAGAATTAAAGGAGATAAGGTCAAAATGGATGAGGCTGGAGGACTCAACTTGACCATGGCTCATCCCCTGAAGTTGACTCCTATTCCTCCAACCAAACCTTTCATTTTCTAA
- the LOC104748358 gene encoding uncharacterized protein LOC104748358, which translates to MQATPLGNFMKQTCVFAVNIGLKGYEKMLNKIYKGIGGLKLDVSDWLVYLRGEVDPIVFIKKLYVARRYVELFRIDYGYEEDPQGTRRPNSHFMRCRFEINTLEISWYKKIMGALKTIQGVSFTLDAQPAAMGSPPMAYLCGNIEIGVLMKMLVKTGIELSAMEYGVEYKDANLNPPPPPKKLEAPPANGTETQPAKDTVPPTLKVDSTSLTEHKQVIYKKPRGFRRLFCK; encoded by the exons ATGCAGGCTACTCCATTG GGTAACTTTATGAAACAGACATGTGTTTTTGCTGTGAATATTGGACTCAAAGGTTATGAAAAGATgttaaataaaatctacaaGGGCATTGGAG GTTTAAAGCTCGATGTGTCAGACTGGTTGGTATATCTACGGGGAGAAGTTGATCCTATCGTATTCATTAAGAAATTGTATGTAGCGAGAAGGTACGTTGAGCTTTTCCGAATTGATTATGGATATGAAGAGGATCCACAAGGAACCCGGAGACCAAATTCCCACTTCatg AGATGTCGCTTCGAGATAAACACATTAGAAATAAGTTGGTATAAGAAAATCATGGGAGCTTTGAAGACCATCCAAG GTGTATCTTTTACCTTAGACGCACAACCTGCAGCTATGGGATCTCCTCCGATGGCATACTTATGTGGGAACATTGAAATTGGAGTGCTCATGAAGATGCTCGTGAAGACAGGGATTGAACTGTCGGCAATGGAATATGGCGTCGAGTATAAAGATGCAAACTTAAACCCACCTCCACCTCCCAAGAAACTTGAGGCTCCTCCTGCAAACGGAACTGAGACACAGCCCGCAAAAGACACGGTGCCTCCTACACTTAAGGTTGATAGTACATCATTAACGGAGCACAAACAAGTCATATACAAGAAGCCTCGTGGTTTTAGACggttattttgtaaataa
- the LOC104746419 gene encoding cytochrome P450 705A5-like yields MAAVLIVDFENCFMIFMFLCFLFLLLCYPLFFKKLKSSQAGFDLPPSPPSLPIIGHLHLLLSTLTHKSLQKLSSKYGPLLHLCIFNVPVIFVSSASVAYEIFRTHDVNISFRGNPPIGESLLVGSSGFFTAPYGDYWKFMKKLMVTKLLGPQALERSQRIRADELERFYVSLFDKAMKKESVEISKEAMKLINNSICKMIMGRSCSEENGEAEIVRDLVTESTALTKKIFMANMLHRPLKKLGISLFKKEIMSVSCRFNEVLERILEEHGEKLDKDQEMDMMGVLLAAYRDKNAECKITRNQIKSLFVDLVVAGTDTSRHATQWTMAEILNNPKVLEKLREEIDSVVGRTRLVQETDLPNLPYLQAIVKEGLRLHPPGPLFARTTRERCMIGGFHVQENTPLVVNAYAVMRDPEFWEEPNEFKPERFLGTGKEDKREHALKYIPFGSGRRGCPGVNLAYILVGTAIGVMVQCFDWKIKGDKVNMEESRGALVLTMANPLNCIPVARTPKLQIPCS; encoded by the exons ATGGCTGCAGTATTGATCGTCGACTTTGAAAATTGCTTCATGATCTTTATGTTCCTCTGCTTCCTTTTTTTGCTCCTATGTTACcctctcttcttcaagaaactAAAGAGCTCACAGGCTGGCTTTGATTTGCCTCCAAGCCCTCCTTCTCTGCCAATCATTGGTCATCTTCACTTGCTCCTCTCTACTCTAACCCACAAGTCCTTACAGAAACTCTCCTCCAAGTATGGACCTCTCCTCCATCTTTGCATCTTCAATGTCCCTGTAATATTTGTTTCATCGGCTTCTGTGGCATACGAGATCTTCAGGACACATGATGTGAACATCTCTTTTCGGGGAAACCCTCCAATCGGTGAGTCCCTCTTGGTCGGTTCTTCTGGATTTTTCACCGCTCCTTATGGAGACTACTGGAAGTTCATGAAGAAGCTAATGGTCACGAAACTGCTCGGACCTCAGGCACTAGAGCGGTCACAACGCATCCGTGCAGATGAGCTAGAACGGTTTTACGTGAGTCTGTTTGATAAGGCAATGAAGAAAGAGAGCGTTGAGATTAGTAAGGAAGCAATGAAGCTCATTAACAATAGCATTTGCAAGATGATTATGGGGAGGAGTTGTTCTGAGGAGAATGGTGAGGCGGAGATAGTTAGAGACTTGGTGACGGAGTCAACTGCCTTGACAAAGAAGATTTTCATGGCAAACATGTTGCACAGGCCCCTTAAGAAGCTCGGGATCTCACTGTTCAAAAAGGAGATAATGAGTGTTTCCTGCAGATTCAATGAAGTGCTGGAGAGGATTCTTGAGGAACACGGAGAGAAACTTGACAAAGATCAAGAAATGGACATGATGGGCGTGTTGTTGGCAGCTTACCGGGACAAAAATGCAGAGTGTAAGATCACTAGGAACCAAATTAAGTCGTTGTTCGTG GATCTTGTCGTTGCAGGCACTGACACTTCGAGACATGCAACACAGTGGACAATGGCAGAGATTTTAAACAACCCTAAGGTTCTTGAGAAATTAAGAGAAGAAATTGATTCCGTTGTAGGGAGAACAAGGTTGGTTCAAGAAACAGATCTACCAAACCTTCCTTATTTGCAAGCGATTGTTAAGGAAGGACTAAGACTGCACCCACCAGGGCCTCTCTTTGCAAGGACAACCCGTGAAAGGTGTATGATCGGAGGGTTTCATGTACAGGAGAACACACCACTAGTTGTTAATGCTTATGCTGTGATGAGAGATCCTGAATTTTGGGAAGAGCCTAATGAGTTTAAGCCAGAGAGGTTTCTAGGAACAGGAAAAGAAGACAAGAGAGAACACGCACTCAAGTATATTCCTTTTGGTAGCGGAAGGAGAGGCTGCCCTGGAGTAAATTTAGCTTACATTCTTGTTGGAACCGCGATTGGGGTGATGGTACAATGCTTTGACTGGAAAATCAAAGGAGATAAGGTTAATATGGAAGAGTCTCGTGGAGCATTGGTCTTGACTATGGCTAACCCTCTTAACTGCATTCCTGTTGCTCGAACCCCAAAACTGCAGATTCCCTGTTCCTGA
- the LOC104746418 gene encoding cytochrome P450 705A5-like, translating to MIVVDFQNCFIFILLCVFSLLCYSLFFRKPKDPRLDFDLPPTPPSLPVIGHLHLLLSVLVHRSLQKLSTKYGSILCLRVFSFPVALVSSASIAYEIFRTHDVNISSRGFPPTDDSFFAGSFSFISAPYGDYWKFMKKLLVTHLLGPQALERSRGVRAEELDRFYKNLFDKAMKKESVDICAEALKLSNNSICKMIMGRSCSEENGEAEKVRALATELDALTKKILLANMLRSGIRKLVLTLFRREMMDVSCRFDELLERILVEHEEKLDMHQQGTDLLDVLLAAYRDENAEHKISRNHIKSFFADLLFASTDTLVQTTQWAMAELINNPNVLERLRGEIDSVVGKIRLVQETDLPNLPYLQAVVKEVLRLHPPGPVFGRFSQEGCRVGGFYVPEKTTFMVNAYAVMRDPDSWEDPDEFKPERFLASPRSDQEKERREQAIKYITFGSGRRSCPGENLAYFFIGTAIGVMVQGFEWRIKEEKINMEEAVVGLSLTMAHPLKITPVSRTLRLLT from the exons ATGATCGTCGTTGACTTTCAAAACTGCTTCATTTTTATCCTCCTATGCGTCTTCTCACTACTCTGTTACTCTCTTTTCTTCAGGAAACCAAAGGACCCTCGACTTGACTTTGATTTACCTCCGACCCCTCCGTCTCTTCCGGTCATCGgtcatcttcaccttcttctctctgttctaGTCCACAGATCTTTACAGAAACTTTCCACCAAGTACGGATCTATTCTCTGTCTCCGGGTCTTCAGTTTCCCTGTAGCCCTAGTCTCCTCAGCCTCGATTGCTTATGAGATCTTCAGGACACACGACGTGAACATCTCGTCTCGTGGCTTTCCTCCGACTGATGATTCCTTTTTCGCCGGATCTTTCAGCTTCATCTCTGCTCCCTATGGAGATTACTGGAAGTTCATGAAGAAGCTTCTGGTTACGCACTTGCTTGGACCCCAGGCACTAGAGCGGTCACGAGGAGTCCGTGCAGAGGAGCTAGATCGGTTTTACAAGAACCTGTTTGATAAGGCCATGAAGAAGGAGAGCGTGGATATCTGTGCGGAAGCGTTGAAGCTCAGTAACAACAGCATTTGCAAGATGATTATGGGGAGGAGCTGTTCAGAGGAGAATGGTGAGGCTGAGAAAGTTAGGGCTTTGGCTACCGAGTTAGATGCTTTGACAAAGAAGATTTTGTTGGCAAACATGTTGCGCTCGGGGATTAGAAAGCTTGTTTTAACACTGTTTAGAAGGGAAATGATGGATGTTTCCTGCAGATTTGATGAGCTGCTCGAAAGGATCCTTGTGGAACACGAAGAGAAACTAGACATGCATCAACAAGGTACGGACTTGCTGGACGTATTATTGGCAGCTTATCGGGATGAAAATGCCGAGCATAAGATCTCTAGGAACCATATCAAGTCGTTTTTCGCG GATCTCTTATTTGCAAGCACTGACACCTTGGTGCAAACAACACAGTGGGCAATGGCGGagctcattaacaatcctaatGTTCTTGAGAGATTAAGAGGAGAAATTGATTCTGTGGTAGGAAAAATAAGGTTGGTTCAAGAAACTGATTTACCAAACCTCCCTTATTTGCAAGCGGTGGTCAAGGAAGTGCTAAGACTACACCCGCCGGGGCCTGTCTTTGGAAGATTCTCCCAAGAAGGGTGTAGAGTCGGAGGGTTTTATGTACCGGAGAAAACAACCTTTATGGTTAATGCTTATGCTGTGATGAGAGATCCTGATTCTTGGGAAGATCCTGATGAGTTTAAACCAGAGAGGTTTCTAGCTTCTCCAAGATCAGATcaggagaaggagagaagagagcAAGCAATTAAATACATTACTTTCGGAAGcggaagaagaagctgtcctGGAGAAAATCTAGCTTATTTCTTTATTGGAACTGCAATTGGAGTGATGGTGCAGGGATTTGAGTGgagaatcaaagaagagaaaattaaCATGGAAGAAGCTGTTGTAGGACTGAGCTTGACCATGGCTCATCCTCTTAAGATCACTCCTGTTTCTAGAACCCTAAGATTATTAACATAG
- the LOC104746420 gene encoding kinesin-like protein KIN-12F, producing MADNRFTGALPTSSKWSFLPKSVSAHLNPRSDIENFPPHDPNIHTPRNRSVSKSFNRRGEVSSSRRKGVSAVKLRNEVEEEEEEASNPHVKVVVRIKPTKEYCWKVKKVSNDSYSVQDRQFTFDSVLDSILNQDDVFQLVGVPLVRDALSGYNTSVLSYGQNGSGKTYTMWGPAGSMLEDPSPKGEQGLAPRIFQLLFSEIQREKMKSAGKEVNYQCRCSFLEIYNGQISDLIDQTQRNLKIKDDTKNGIYVDKLTEEYVDSYEDVAQILMKGLSSRKVGATSTSFQSSRSHVIFSFIVESWNKGASSRCFNTTRTSRINLVDLAGVGTNVRDATKHCVEEEKFLKKSLSELGHVVNALAKNVHPGISDRSLHKTSCLTHLLQESLGGNSKLTILCNIFPSDKDTKRTMSTLRFGERAKAMGNKPMINEISEEDVNDLSDQIRLLKEELTRAKADICHSVGSKNDYFGAKNARESLNQLRVSLNRSLMLPKIDNDEEEITVDEDDVKELHQQIKSLRGSFNQKLKKLPVSRESVSSSFVTAFDESELMDDDMDDDEICSEAEDKGSGESLKEHDEDSADTVNKLKTKEFAFENRISEFAFENRISVIPCRQSLILQEPIQSESPKIRDSLRKSIALSSSCLRNQNSLAQSIKSTCFAESQHIRSSLRGSTIFAGSTESLAASLRRGLDIIDNPLNPASNRCSVSLSSDNLTMQPPTEILQDDKSLTDDRLPLSPLCSSCRLCSSKLSSVVEGDGYHMEGVIEKQQKLEKLCIEQAAKIEQLTRLVEQHKLQTEDETEELVGASNGERLPSANENQHLSCTDVVESGQAEVINEKYDVKQIPDDDSKKTDFDIGEKEALLKEIEDLKAKLQTPVTMSTDKLRSSLLARSFQLRNKTSEKDIEEERLKCTEMESEWISLTNELRIEIETQRTRAEKAEAQLKQEKLSSEELEDALRRSVLGHARFVEHYTELQEKYNDLGSKHKATVEWITELKKAVAKAGKKGCGSRFAKSLATELSALRVERERERDLLKRENVSLKIQLRNTAEAVHTAGEVLVRLREAEQSASAAEEKFNEAEEENEKLKKKMEKLKRRHKLEVATIKKNLKQNTLPESALQPLNQKSSAIEDEGM from the exons ATGGCAGACAATCGCTTCACCGGAGCCTTACCCACTTCCTCTAAATGGAGTTTTCTACCCAAATCCGTATCCGCCCATTTGAACCCTAGATCCGACATCGAAAACTTCCCTCCTCACGACCCAAACATCCACACTCCGCGAAATCGATCCGTCTCTAAATCATTCAATCGCCGAGGTGAAGTTTCATCGTCTCGG AGAAAGGGAGTGTCGGCAGTGAAACTTCGAaatgaagtggaagaagaagaagaagaagcctcgAATCCACATGTAAAG gTTGTGGTGAGGATTAAACCTACAAAGGAGTATTGCTGGAAAGTTAAAAAAGTTTCCAATGATTCCTATTCTGTTCAGGATCGCCAGTTTACATTTGATTCTGTTCTCGACTCTATTCTAAATCAG GATGATGTGTTTCAACTAGTAGGTGTTCCTTTGGTTCGGGATGCATTATCAGGTTACAACACTAGTGTGTTATCTTATGGACAG AATGGAAGTGGCAAGACCTATACAATGTGGGGTCCTGCAGGTTCAATGCTTGAGGATCCATCTCCTAAAGGCGAGCAAGGACTCGCGCCTCGAATCTTTCAGTTGCTGTTTTCTGAAATCCAGAGA GAGAAGATGAAGTCCGCAGGAAAAGAAGTGAACTATCAGTGCCGTTGTTCCTTTCTTGAG ATATACAATGGACAAATCAGTGATTTGATCGATCAAACCCAGAGAAACCTTAAG ATAAAGGATGATACAAAGAATGGTATTTATGTCGACAAGTTGACCGAGGAATATGTAGATAGCTACGAGGATGTTGCTCAAATACTTATGAAG GGCCTTTCAAGCAGAAAAGTTGGAGCAACTAGCACAAGTTTTCAAAGTTCTCGATCACACgtcatattttctttcattgtcGAGTCTTGGAATAAG GGAGCCTCATCAAGATGTTTCAATACTACCAGAACAAGCAGGATCAACCTTGTTGATCTTGCTGGAGTGGGAACAAATGTACGTGACGCTACTAAACATTGTGTGGAGGAAGAAAAGTTTTTGAAGAAGTCTCTGTCTGAGCTCGG CCATGTTGTAAACGCTCTGGCGAAAAACGTTCACCCTGGAATATCCGATCGCAGTCTTCATAAAACCTCATGCTTGACGCATTTATTGCAAGAATCTCTTGGTGGAAATTCAAAACTCACTATCCTGTGCAACATTTTTCCGAGCGACAA AGACACAAAAAGAACGATGAGCACTCTTAGATTTGGTGAGCGGGCTAAAGCCATGGGAAACAAGCCAATGATAAATGAGATCTCGGAAGAAGATGTGAATGATTTGAGTGACCAGATTCGTCTGCTAAAA GAAGAACTGACAAGAGCCAAAGCCGATATTTGTCATTCTGTTGGGAGTAAAAACGATTATTTTGGAGCTAAGAATGCACGTGAAAGCTTGAATCAACTAAGAGTCAGTCTTAACCGCTCTTTGATGCTGCCAAAAATTGATAATGACGAGGAAGAGATAacagttgatgaagatgatgtaaAGGAACTGCATCAGCAGATCAAGTCCTTGCGTGGTTCATTCAACCAGAAACTAAAGAAGCTCCCTGTCAGCAGAGAGTCAGTCAGCTCTTCGTTTGTAACAGCATTCGACGAATCAGAGCTTATGGACGATGATATGGACGATGATGAGATTTGTTCAGAAGCTGAAGATAAAGGTTCTGGTGAATCTTTGAAAGAACATGACGAAGACAGTGCAGATACAGTTAATAAATTAAAGACAAAGGAATTTGCATTCGAAAACCGCATTTCA GAATTTGCATTCGAAAACCGCATTTCAGTCATTCCCTGCCGTCAATCCTTAATCTTGCAAGAACCAATCCAGTCAGAGTCACCTAAAATCAGAGACTCTTTAAGGAAGAGCATAGCTCTCTCTTCATCATGTCTCCGGAATCAGAATAGCCTGGCGCAGAGCATAAAGTCCACCTGTTTTGCAGAGAGCCAACATATCAGATCATCTTTACGCGGAAGCACGATATTCGCAGGTTCTACAGAGTCTCTAGCTGCAAGTCTGCGGAGAGGCTTGGATATTATTGACAATCCGCTAAACCCTGCATCAAACCGATGCTCAGTTTCTTTGTCTTCTGATAATTTGACCATGCAACCTCCTACAGAGATACTACAGGATGATAAATCTTTAACAGATGATCGACTACCTCTGTCGCCACTCTGTTCTTCCTGCAGACTTTGCAGCTCCAAATTATCAAGTGTAGTTGAGGGA GATGGATATCATATGGAGGGGGTTATTGAGAAGCAGCAAAAGCTTGAAAAATTGTGCATAGAGCAAGCAGCCAAGATTGAACAGCTAACGCGCCTG GTAGAGCAACACAAACTTCAAACTGAGGATGAAACAGAAGAACTTGTGGGAGCAAGTAATGGAGAACGACTTCCTTCTGCAAATGAAAACCAG CATCTCAGCTGTACTGATGTTGTTGAGAGTGGCCAAGCAGAAGTcataaatgaaaaatatgacGTAAAACAAATCCCGGATGACGACTCCAAAAAGACAGACTTTGATATTGGCGAGAAGGAGGCATTACTCAAAGAAATTGAAGATCTGAAAGCCAAGTTGCAGACGCCTGTAACCATGTCCACTGACAAACTGAGGTCATCTCTGTTGGCTCGTTCATTTCAACTCCGCAACAAGACTTCTGAAAaagatatagaagaagaaagactcaAGTGCACAGAAATGGAAAGCGAGTGGATATCATTGACCAATGAACTCAGAATTGAGATTGAAACTCAACGTACGCGTGCAGAGAAAGCTGAAGCACAGCTTAAACAAGAGAAACTATCTTCTGAGGAGTTAGAGGATGCACTTCGAAGATCTGTTCTAGGTCATGCCAGGTTTGTTGAACACTACACAGAGCTACAAGAGAAGTACAACGACTTAGGATCAAAGCATAAAGCAACAGTGGAATGGATAACAGAGTTGAAGAAGGCAGTAGCAAAGGCTGGAAAAAAGGGTTGCGGTTCTCGTTTCGCGAAGTCACTTGCTACTGAGCTCTCAGCTCTTAGAGTAGAAAGAGAACGAGAAAGGGATTTGTTGAAGAGAGAAAACGTAAGCCTCAAGATTCAACTAAGGAATACTGCTGAAGCTGTTCATACTGCTGGAGAAGTTCTTGTTAGACTCAGAGAAGCCGAACAATCAGCATCAGCTGCTGAG GAAAAGTTCaatgaagcagaagaagaaaacgagaagctaaagaagaaaatggaaaagtTGAAGAGGAGACACAAGTTGGAAGTGGCAACAATAAAAAAGAATCTAAAGCAAAACACGTTACCAGAATCTGCATTGCAGCCACTAAATCAGAAGAGCTCAGCTATCGAGGACGAAGGAATGTAG
- the LOC104746416 gene encoding cytochrome P450 705A20-like translates to MSLVILLVQFRVSILMSASATMAAIIADSQNCFIIILLCLFSLLCYYFIFKKPKNSRLVAYGCDLSPSPPSLPIIGHSHLLLSSLAHKSLQKLSSKYGPLLHLRIFNFPVVLVSSSSMAYEIFKAHDLNISSRDNPSIDDSILIGTSVFGSAPYGDYFKFMKKLLVTKLLGPQALERSRGIRASELERFHSNLLDKAMKKESVEIGKEATKIINNSLWRMSMGRSFSEKNGEAERIRGLVTELDGLTKKVLFATLLRKPLEKLGISLFKKEIMCVSNSFDEVLERVLAEHEQKLDEHQDRDMVDVLLAAYGDENAEHKISRNHIKAFFVELLFAGTDTSAQSIQWTMAEIISNPNIFERLREEIDSVVGKTRLIQETDLPKLPYLQAVVKEGLRLHPPLPLFVRTFQEGCKIGGFYVPEKTTLVGNAYVMMRDPNVWEDPEEFKPERFLPSSRLGQEDERREQVLKYIPFGSGRRGCPGSNLGYIFIETAVGLMVQCFDWRIKGDKVNMDEAGGLNLSMAHPLKCTLVPRS, encoded by the exons ATGTCGTTGGTCATCTTGTTGGTTCAATTCCGTGTTTCGATTCTTATGTCTGCTTCAG CAACAATGGCAGCAATCATCGCTGACTCCCAAAACTGCTTCATCATAATCCTCCTATGCCTCTTCTCACTCCTCTGCTACTATTTCATCTTCAAGAAACCTAAGAACTCACGGCTTGTCGCCTATGGCTGTGATTTGTCTCCAAGCCCTCCATCACTTCCGATCATAGGCCATTCTCACCTTCTCCTCTCTTCCCTAGCTCACAAATCCTTACAGAAACTCTCATCCAAGTATGGACCTCTCCTCCATCTCCGCATCTTCAACTTCCCTGTAGTCCTTGTCTCCTCGTCTTCCATGGCCTACGAGATCTTTAAGGCTCATGACTTGAACATCTCGTCTCGCGACAACCCCTCAATCGACGATTCTATCTTGATTGGAACTTCTGTCTTTGGTAGTGCTCCTTATGGAGATTATTTTAAGTTCATGAAGAAGCTCCTGGTTACTAAGCTGCTCGGACCACAGGCACTTGAGCGGTCACGAGGCATCCGTGCGAGTGAGCTAGAGCGGTTTCATTCAAACCTTCTTGATAAAGCGATGAAGAAGGAGAGTGTTGAGATTGGTAAGGAAGCAACAAAGATCATTAACAACAGCCTCTGGAGGATGAGCATGGGGAGGAGTTTTTCAGAGAAGAATGGTGAGGCTGAGAGAATCAGGGGATTGGTTACTGAGTTAGATGGCTTGACAAAAAAGGTTTTGTTTGCAACTTTGCTGCGCAAGCCCCTTGAGAAGCTTGGAATCTCTTTGTTTAAAAAGGAGATCATGTGTGTTTCCAACAGCTTTGATGAGGTGCTGGAGAGGGTTCTTGCGGAACATGAACAGAAACTGGATGAGCATCAAGATAGGGACATGGTGGACGTGTTGTTGGCAGCTTATGGAGATGAGAACGCAGAGCATAAGATTTCCAGGAACCACATCAAGGCGTTTTTCGTG GAGCTTTTATTTGCAGGTACTGACACCTCAGCACAATCAATTCAATGGACAATGGCAGAGATCATTAGCAACCCCAACAtttttgagagattgagagaagaaattgaTTCTGTGGTAGGGAAAACAAGGTTGATTCAAGAAACTGATCTACCAAAGCTCCCCTATTTGCAAGCGGTGGTTAAGGAAGGATTGAGATTGCACCCGCCATTGCCTCTCTTTGTAAGGACGTTCCAAGAAGGGTGTAAGATTGGAGGTTTCTACGTACCAGAAAAGACAACACTTGTTGGTAATGCGTATGTTATGATGAGAGATCCGAATGTCTGGGAAGACCCTGAGGAGTTTAAACCAGAGAGGTTTCTACCTTCTTCAAGATTAGGGCAAGAAGATGAAAGACGAGAGCAAGTGCTTAAGTACATTCCTTTCGGTAGTGGAAGGAGAGGCTGTCCTGGCTCAAATCTGGGTTATATCTTTATTGAAACCGCAGTTGGATTGATGGTGCAATGCTTTGACTGGAGGATCAAAGGAGACAAGGTTAACATGGATGAGGCTGGAGGACTAAACTTGTCCATGGCTCATCCTCTGAAGTGCACTCTTGTTCCTCGAAGCTAG